A stretch of the Thermus thermophilus genome encodes the following:
- a CDS encoding class I SAM-dependent rRNA methyltransferase: MLGPVLRLVVKAGKERKLRNFYPNLYRDEIATPPEGVGVAEAVDTEGRFLAVGYYDPRSRVPFRAFRFDPGPLNRAFFQGRFARALRRRQGLGGSHRLVHGEADGLPGLVVDRFGEVLVLQVRSRGMEALREVWLPALLEVVAPKGVYERSDVEARRQEGLPERVGVVYGEVPEVLEVEEDGLRFPIPLALAQKTGYYLDQRENRRLFEAMVRPGERVLDVYSYVGGFALRAARKGAYALAVDKDLEALGVLDQAALRLGLRVDIRHGEALPTLRGLEGPFHHVLLDPPTLVKRPEELPAMKRHLVDLTREALRLLAAEGFLWLSSCSYHLRLEDLLEVARRAAADLGRRLRVHRVTYQPEDHPWSLHIPESLYLKTLVLQDDPL; the protein is encoded by the coding sequence ATGCTGGGGCCTGTGCTGAGGCTTGTGGTCAAGGCGGGCAAGGAGCGGAAGCTCCGCAACTTCTACCCGAACCTCTACCGGGACGAGATCGCCACCCCGCCCGAGGGGGTGGGGGTGGCGGAGGCCGTGGACACGGAGGGGCGCTTTTTGGCCGTGGGCTACTACGACCCCCGGAGCCGGGTGCCCTTTCGGGCCTTCCGCTTTGACCCGGGGCCCTTGAACCGCGCCTTCTTCCAGGGGCGGTTCGCCCGGGCGCTCCGGCGCAGGCAAGGCCTAGGGGGGAGCCACCGCCTTGTCCACGGGGAGGCGGACGGGCTTCCCGGCCTCGTGGTGGACCGCTTCGGGGAGGTCCTGGTCCTCCAGGTCCGCTCCCGGGGCATGGAGGCCCTGCGTGAGGTGTGGCTTCCCGCCCTCTTGGAGGTGGTGGCCCCCAAAGGGGTCTACGAGCGGAGCGACGTGGAGGCCCGGCGGCAGGAGGGCCTTCCCGAAAGGGTGGGGGTGGTCTACGGGGAGGTGCCGGAGGTCCTCGAGGTGGAGGAGGACGGCCTCCGCTTCCCCATCCCCCTCGCCCTCGCCCAGAAGACGGGGTACTACCTGGACCAGCGGGAGAACCGCCGCCTCTTTGAGGCCATGGTGCGTCCCGGGGAGCGGGTCCTGGACGTGTACAGCTACGTGGGGGGGTTCGCCCTGAGGGCGGCCCGCAAGGGGGCGTACGCCCTCGCGGTGGACAAGGACCTCGAGGCCTTGGGCGTCTTGGACCAGGCGGCCCTGCGCCTGGGCCTCCGGGTGGACATCCGCCACGGGGAGGCCCTCCCCACCCTCCGGGGCCTGGAGGGGCCCTTCCACCACGTCCTCCTGGACCCCCCCACCCTGGTGAAGCGCCCGGAGGAGCTTCCCGCCATGAAGCGCCACCTGGTGGACCTCACCCGGGAGGCCTTGCGGCTCCTCGCGGCGGAGGGGTTCTTGTGGCTTTCCTCCTGCAGCTACCACCTCCGCCTGGAGGACCTTTTGGAGGTGGCCCGCCGGGCCGCCGCCGACCTCGGCCGCAGGCTCCGGGTCCACCGGGTGACCTACCAGCCCGAGGACCACCCCTGGAGCCTCCACATTCCCGAAAGCCTCTACCTCAAGACCCTCGTCCTCCAGGACGACCCCCTCTGA
- the ftsH gene encoding ATP-dependent zinc metalloprotease FtsH has translation MPRAPFTLLALVLGLAFLAWAFSLAGTVGAPSGTVNYTTFLEDLKAGRVKEVVVRAGDTRIQGVLEDGSAFTTYAASPPDNATLEGWLARGVSVRVEPPQGQNALGFLWPLLLVGLLIGALYYFSRNGRAGPSDSAFSFTKSRARVLTEAPKVTFKDVAGAEEAKEELKEIVEFLKNPGRFHEMGARIPKGVLLVGPPGVGKTHLARAVAGEARVPFITASGSDFVEMFVGVGAARVRDLFETAKRHAPCIVFIDEIDAVGRKRGSGVGGGNDEREQTLNQLLVEMDGFEKDTAIVVMAATNRPDILDPALLRPGRFDRQIAIDAPDVKGREQILRIHARGKPLAEDVDLALLAKRTPGFVGADLENLLNEAALLAAREGRRKITMKDLEEAADRVMMGPAKKSLVLSPRDRRITAFHEAGHALAAHFLEHADGVHKVTIVPRGRALGFMMPKREDMLHWSKKRLLDQIAVALAGRAAEEIVFDDVTTGAENDFRQATELARRMITEWGMHPEFGPVAYAVREDTYLGGYDVRQYSEETAKRIDEAVRRLIEEQYQRVKALLLEKREVLERVAETLLERETLTAEEFQRVVEGLPLETPEEAREEREPPRVVPKVKPGGALGGA, from the coding sequence ATGCCTCGAGCCCCCTTTACCCTTCTCGCCCTGGTCCTGGGCCTCGCCTTCCTGGCCTGGGCCTTCAGCCTCGCGGGCACCGTGGGCGCCCCAAGCGGGACGGTGAACTACACGACCTTCCTGGAGGACCTCAAGGCGGGCCGGGTCAAGGAGGTGGTGGTGCGCGCCGGGGACACCCGGATCCAGGGGGTCCTGGAGGACGGCTCCGCCTTCACCACCTACGCGGCGAGCCCCCCGGACAACGCCACCCTCGAGGGCTGGCTCGCCCGGGGGGTGAGCGTCCGGGTGGAGCCCCCTCAGGGCCAAAACGCCCTCGGCTTCCTCTGGCCCCTCCTCCTCGTGGGCCTCCTCATCGGCGCCCTCTACTACTTCTCCCGCAACGGCCGGGCCGGGCCTTCGGACTCCGCCTTCAGCTTCACCAAAAGCCGGGCCCGGGTCCTCACCGAGGCCCCCAAGGTCACCTTCAAGGACGTGGCCGGGGCGGAAGAGGCCAAGGAGGAGCTCAAGGAGATCGTGGAGTTCCTCAAAAACCCCGGCCGCTTCCACGAGATGGGCGCCCGCATCCCCAAGGGCGTCCTCCTGGTGGGGCCCCCGGGGGTGGGCAAGACCCACCTGGCCCGGGCCGTGGCCGGGGAGGCCCGGGTGCCCTTCATCACCGCCTCGGGCTCCGACTTCGTGGAGATGTTCGTGGGGGTAGGGGCGGCAAGGGTCCGGGACCTCTTTGAGACCGCCAAGCGCCACGCCCCCTGCATCGTCTTCATTGACGAGATTGACGCCGTGGGGAGGAAGCGGGGAAGCGGGGTGGGGGGCGGGAACGACGAGCGGGAGCAGACCCTGAACCAGCTCCTCGTGGAGATGGACGGCTTTGAGAAGGACACGGCCATCGTGGTCATGGCCGCCACCAACCGCCCCGACATCCTGGACCCCGCCCTGTTGCGCCCCGGGCGCTTTGACCGGCAGATCGCCATAGATGCCCCCGACGTCAAGGGCCGGGAGCAGATCCTCAGGATCCACGCCCGGGGCAAGCCCCTGGCGGAGGACGTGGACCTGGCCCTCCTCGCCAAGCGCACCCCGGGCTTCGTGGGGGCGGACTTGGAGAACCTCCTGAACGAGGCCGCCCTCCTCGCCGCCCGGGAAGGGCGGAGGAAGATCACCATGAAGGACCTGGAGGAGGCCGCCGACCGGGTGATGATGGGCCCGGCCAAGAAAAGCCTCGTCCTCTCCCCCCGCGACCGCAGGATCACCGCCTTCCACGAGGCGGGGCACGCCCTGGCGGCCCACTTCCTGGAGCACGCCGACGGGGTGCACAAGGTGACCATCGTGCCCCGGGGAAGGGCCTTGGGCTTCATGATGCCCAAGCGGGAGGACATGCTCCACTGGTCCAAGAAGCGCCTCCTGGACCAGATCGCCGTGGCCCTGGCAGGGCGGGCGGCGGAGGAGATCGTCTTTGACGACGTGACCACGGGGGCGGAGAACGACTTCCGCCAGGCCACGGAGCTCGCCCGCCGCATGATCACCGAGTGGGGGATGCACCCCGAGTTCGGCCCCGTGGCCTACGCGGTGCGGGAGGACACCTACCTGGGCGGCTACGACGTCCGCCAGTACTCGGAGGAGACCGCCAAGCGCATTGACGAGGCGGTGCGCCGCCTCATTGAGGAGCAGTACCAGAGGGTGAAGGCCCTCCTCCTGGAAAAGCGGGAGGTCCTGGAGCGGGTGGCGGAGACCCTCCTGGAGCGGGAAACCCTCACCGCCGAGGAGTTCCAGCGGGTGGTGGAGGGGCTCCCCTTGGAGACCCCCGAGGAGGCCCGGGAGGAGCGGGAGCCTCCCCGGGTGGTGCCCAAGGTGAAGCCGGGGGGCGCCCTGGGCGGGGCCTAG